From a single Aspergillus puulaauensis MK2 DNA, chromosome 2, nearly complete sequence genomic region:
- the ATP1_1 gene encoding F1F0 ATP synthase subunit alpha (COG:C;~EggNog:ENOG410PFSM;~InterPro:IPR027417,IPR023366,IPR005294,IPR000793, IPR038376,IPR036121,IPR004100,IPR020003,IPR033732, IPR000194;~PFAM:PF00006,PF00306,PF02874;~go_component: GO:0045261 - proton-transporting ATP synthase complex, catalytic core F(1) [Evidence IEA];~go_function: GO:0005524 - ATP binding [Evidence IEA];~go_function: GO:0032559 - adenyl ribonucleotide binding [Evidence IEA];~go_function: GO:0046933 - proton-transporting ATP synthase activity, rotational mechanism [Evidence IEA];~go_process: GO:0015986 - ATP synthesis coupled proton transport [Evidence IEA];~go_process: GO:0046034 - ATP metabolic process [Evidence IEA];~go_process: GO:1902600 - proton transmembrane transport [Evidence IEA]) has protein sequence MFRNALRQSSRAVAAASATGRVASVRAAVPGPLSAASKQVRTYAAEAKASPTEVSSILEQRIRGVQEESGLAETGRVLSVGDGIARVHGMTNVQAEELVEFASGVKGMCMNLEAGQVGVVLFGSDRLVKEGETVKRTGEIVDVPVGPELLGRVVDALGNPIDGKGPLNNQTKSRAQLKAPGILPRHSVNQPVQTGMKCVDSMVPIGRGQRELIIGDRQTGKTAVALDTILNQKRWNSTSSDESQKLYCIYVAVGQKRSTVAQLVKTLEENDAMKYSIVVAATASEAAPLQYLAPFTGCAMGEWFRDHGKHAVITYDDLSKQAVAYRQMSLLLRRPPGREAYPGDVFYLHSRLLERAAKLNEKHGGGSLTALPIIETQGGDVSAYIPTNVISITDGQIFLEAELFYKGIRPAINVGLSVSRVGSAAQVKAMKQVAGSLKLFLAQYREVAAFAQFGSDLDASTKQTLNRGQRLTELLKQKQYSPMAVSDMVPLIFAGVNGYLDNIPVASILQWESDFLAHIKSNQPEIQETIEKEGQVSKELEAKLKETISSFNKSFNA, from the exons ATGTTCAGGAACGCTCTGCGGCAGTCTAGCCGCGCTGTCGCGGCCGCCTCTGCCACTGGCAGGGTTGCCTCG GTTCGCGCGGCTGTTCCCGGCCCCCTCTCTGCCGCCTCGAAGCAGGTCCGTACCTATGCCGCTGAGGCCAAGGCTTCGCCCACCGAGgtctcttccatcctcgAGCAGAGAATCCGTGGTGTTCAGGAGGAATCCGGTCTTGCTGAGACTGGACGTGTCCTTTCCGTCGG TGACGGTATTGCCCGTGTTCACGGTATGACCAACGTCCAGGCTGAGGAGCTGGTTGA GTTCGCTTCTGGTGTCAAGGGTATGTGCATGAACCTTGAAGCCGGCCAGGTCGGTGTTGTGTTGTTCGGTTCCGACCGTCTCGTCAAGGAGGGTGAGACCGTCAAGCGTACCGGAGAGATT GTCGATGTCCCCGTCGGCCCTGAGCTTCTCGGCCGTGTTGTTGACGCTCTTGGTAACCCCATTGATGGCAAGGGTCCTCTGAACAATCAGACCAAGAGCCGTGCCCAACTCAAGGCTCCTGGTATCCTTCCCCGTCATTCCGTCAACCAGCCCGTACAGACTGGTATGAAGTGTGTCGACTCCATGGTGCCCATTGGCCGTGGTCAGCGTGAGTTGATCATTGGTGACCGTCAGACCGGTAAGACCGCTGTCGCCCTCGACACCATCCTCAACCAGAAGCGTTggaacagcaccagcagcgacGAGAGCCAGAAGCTGTACTGTATCTACGTTGCTGTCGGTCAGAAGCGTTCTACCGTTGCTCAGCTCGTCAAGACCCTTGAGGAGAACGACGCCATGAAGTACTctatcgtcgtcgccgccaccGCCTCCGAAGCTGCCCCTCTCCAATACCTTGCTCCCTTCACTGGCTG CGCCATGGGTGAATGGTTCAGGGACCATGGAAAGCACGCAGTTATCACCTACGATGACCTGTCCAAGCAGGCCGTGGCGTACCGTCAGATGTCTCTGCTGCTCCGTCGCCCCCCCGGTCGTGAGGCCTACCCCGGTGACGTTTTCTACCTTCACTCTCGACTCCTCGAGCGTGCGGCCAAGCTGAACGAGAAGCACGGTGGTGGTTCCCTCACTGCTCTTCCCATCATTGAGACCCAGGGTGGTGATGTCTCTGCCTATATTCCCACCAACGTCATTTCCATTACCGATGGTCAGATCTTCTTGGAAGCCGAACTTTTCTACAAGGGTATCCGTCCCGCCATTAACGTTGGTCTTTCCGTGTCCCGTGTCGGTTCCGCTGCCCAGGTCAAGGCCATGAAGCAGGTTGCTGGATCCCTGAAGCTCTTCTTGGCTCAGTACCGTGAAGTTGCTGCCTTCGCTCAGTTCGGTTCCGATCTTGATGCCTCCACCAAGCAGACCCTCAACCGTGGTCAGCGTCTCACTGAGCTGCTTAAGCAGAAGCAGTACTCGCCCATGGCTGTTTCGGACATGGTCCCCCTCATCTTCGCTGGTGTCAACGGTTACCTCGACAACATCCCTGTTGCCAGTATCCTCCAGTGGGAGTCTGACTTCCTTGCTCACATCAAGAGCAACCAGCCTGAGATCCAGGAGACcatcgagaaggagggaCAGGTCAGCAAGGAGCTTGAGGCTAAGCTGAAGGAgaccatctccagcttcaacaaGTCTTTCAACGCATAG
- a CDS encoding 2-hydroxy-palmitic acid dioxygenase MPO1 (COG:S;~EggNog:ENOG410PRCX;~InterPro:IPR009305;~PFAM:PF06127;~TransMembrane:4 (i20-40o73-95i107-129o141-161i)) — protein MALNLEKQLLFYGAYHNNPVNIAIHITCVPILLFTGIAMASNSPTLFKLPEVLQFENLPPNVGTIGALAYTTFYILLEPIAGALIAPLLIGGAAFSNHLLATYGMTANYWFGGIHVVSWLLQFVGHGAFEGRAPALLDNLVQALLLAPLFVWMEILFFFGYRPELKARYDTSVQKEIAAFKEKKDKAAK, from the exons ATGGCGTTGAATCTTGAGAAGCAGCTCCTGTTT TACGGTGCATACCATAATAATCCA GTAAACATTGCAATTCATATAACATGTGTGCCGATTCTGCTATTTACCGGAATCGCGATG GCATCGAATTCGCCCACTCTCTTCAAGCTACCTGAAGTCCTTCAGTTCGAAAACCTACCGCCTAACGTCGGAACGATCGGAGCGCTTGCTTATACCAccttttatattcttttagaGCCCATAGCAGGAGCTCTAATCGCACCGCTCCTCATCGGCGGCGCGGCATTTAGCAACCACCTTCTAGCTACATACGGGATGACAGCCAACTACTGGTTTGGTGGGATCCATGTCGTCTCCTGGCTGTTGCAGTTTGTCGGCCACGGTGCCTTTGAGGGCCGTGCTCCGGCTCTGCTCGATAACTTGGTTCAGGCTTTACTCCTTGCCCCCCTCTTCGTCTGGATGGAgattctcttcttcttcggctaCCGGCCTGAGTTGAAGGCACGATATGATACTAGTGTGCAGAAGGAAATCGCGGCtttcaaggagaagaaagacaaagCCGCGAAATGA